The Deinococcus roseus genome contains a region encoding:
- the tsaB gene encoding tRNA (adenosine(37)-N6)-threonylcarbamoyltransferase complex dimerization subunit type 1 TsaB, with product MLTLALDTATPDLSLALLTPEGTFSYCERLERLHAQRIAPEVQNLFSTAGLPFKADRLVVGVGPGSYTGVRVAASYALGLARAWGAEVLGLSTLMAMAASHEGKIGVTLDARRGNVYAALYEIKAGEILQTLIPEGKYPLADFAAQVEAAGGQILSDARVSGEMLGKLADQHGIQDWKLHYL from the coding sequence GTGCTGACTTTAGCCCTTGACACCGCAACCCCTGACCTGAGCCTGGCCCTTCTGACTCCAGAAGGCACATTTTCTTATTGCGAAAGGCTGGAAAGGCTGCATGCCCAGCGCATTGCGCCCGAGGTACAAAACCTTTTTTCCACTGCAGGTTTGCCTTTCAAAGCAGACCGTCTGGTGGTTGGAGTGGGTCCGGGTTCCTACACCGGGGTCCGGGTGGCTGCCAGTTATGCTCTGGGGCTGGCCAGGGCCTGGGGAGCAGAAGTGCTGGGCCTCAGCACCCTGATGGCCATGGCCGCGTCTCATGAGGGAAAAATTGGGGTCACGCTGGATGCCCGCAGAGGCAATGTGTACGCTGCCCTCTATGAAATCAAAGCAGGTGAAATCCTGCAAACCCTGATCCCTGAGGGAAAATACCCTCTGGCTGATTTTGCAGCCCAGGTGGAGGCCGCTGGTGGACAGATCCTCTCTGATGCCAGGGTCTCTGGAGAAATGCTGGGGAAACTGGCAGATCAGCATGGCATCCAGGACTGGAAACTGCATTATTTGTGA